Proteins encoded by one window of Panicum virgatum strain AP13 chromosome 7N, P.virgatum_v5, whole genome shotgun sequence:
- the LOC120683671 gene encoding agmatine coumaroyltransferase-2-like yields the protein MKITVHSSKAVRPAYGAGRVPFAAAGAVPLTVFDKASFDQYISGISFFRPPAPPNAALEAGLARALAEYREWAGRLGADARGARAILLDDAGARFVEATADVALAAVMPALEEPAPAAAGLHPSAPGDGGELLMVQVTQFACGSLAVGHTMSHVVADGRAACNFLLAWGQATRGVPVDPAPVHDRASLFLPRDPPRVEFEHRGVEFSPPRRPHPRGRSSDADDVVVVHRAHFSRELVSELRSRASARAPRPYGTTLCLVAHLWRCITRARGLDGGAVTALRVAVNGRARMTSAPRVPEGYTGNVVLWARPAAAARELVDGPLWRAAELVARAVARVDDGYFRSFVDFACSGAVEREGLVPTADAAEKVLSPDVEVDSLLHAAFCDLDFGGGRPFFFMPGYLPDEGSVFLVRSFSGDGGVSAYVPLFSRAMESFKRCCYSLGTVDARL from the coding sequence ATGAAGATCACCGTGCACTCGTCCAAGGCCGTCCGGCCCGCCTACGGCGCCGGCCGCGTCCcgttcgcggcggcgggcgccgtcCCGCTCACGGTGTTCGACAAGGCCAGCTTCGACCAGTACATCTCCGGCATAAGCTTCTTCcgcccgccggccccgccgaaCGCCGCCCTCGAGGCGGGGCTGGCCAGGGCGCTCGCCGAGTACCGCGAgtgggccggccggctcggCGCGGACGCCCGGGGCGCCCGCGCGATCCTGCTCGACGACGCGGGCGCGCGGTTCGTCGAGGCGACGGCCgacgtcgcgctcgccgccgtcatgccggcgctggaggagccggcgcccgcggcggcggggctgcacCCGAGCGcccccggcgacggcggggaGCTGCTGATGGTCCAGGTCACGCAGTTCGCGTGCGGGTCGCTCGCCGTCGGCCACACCATGAGCCACGTCGTGGCCGACGGGCGGGCCGCCTGCAACTTCCTGCTCGCGTGGGGCCAGGCCACCCGCGGGGTCCCCGTAGACCCGGCGCCGGTGCACGACCGGGCGTCGCTCTTCCTGCCCCGGGACCCGCCGCGGGTCGAGTTCGAGCACCGCGGCGTCGAGTTcagcccgccccgccgccctcaCCCTCGCGGCAGGAGCAGCGACGCCGATGACGTGGTGGTCGTGCACCGGGCGCACTTCAGCCGGGAGCTGGTCTCCGAGCTCAGGTCGCGGGCGTCGGCACGGGCGCCGCGGCCCTACGGCACGACGCTGTGCCTGGTGGCGCACCTGTGGCGGTGCATCACGAGGGCGCGCGGGCTCGACGGGGGCGCGGTCACCGCGCTGCGCGTCGCCGTGAACGGGCGGGCGCGGATGACCAGCGCCCCGCGGGTGCCCGAGGGGTACACGGGCAACGTCGTGCTCTGggcgcgcccggccgccgcggcgcgggagcTGGTGGACGGGCCGCTGTGGCGCGCCGCGGAGCTCGTGGCCCGGGCGGTGGCCCGCGTCGACGACGGCTACTTCCGGTCGTTCGTCGACTTCGCGTGCTCCGGGGCGGTGGAGCGGGAGGGGCTGGTCCCGACGGCCGACGCCGCGGAGAAGGTGCTCAGCCCGGACGTCGAGGTGGACAGCCTGCTGCACGCCGCGTTCTGCGACCTGGacttcggcggcggccggcccttcTTCTTCATGCCCGGCTACCTGCCGGACGAGGGCTCCGTCTTCCTCGTGCGGTCTTTCTCCGGTGACGGGGGCGTCAGCGCCTACGTGCCCCTCTTCAGCCGCGCCATGGAAAGCTTCAAGAGATGCTGCTACTCGCTGGGAACCGTGGACGCACGTCTTTAG